The Juglans microcarpa x Juglans regia isolate MS1-56 chromosome 2S, Jm3101_v1.0, whole genome shotgun sequence genome has a window encoding:
- the LOC121251674 gene encoding LOW QUALITY PROTEIN: respiratory burst oxidase homolog protein C-like (The sequence of the model RefSeq protein was modified relative to this genomic sequence to represent the inferred CDS: inserted 1 base in 1 codon) — protein sequence MTMQYMGEDELQGSQSNHPYHHHSDTEITESKTIANKSSKSIDVVEEPSVNSTMDIHDDFVAAQSVKTSTDLERDPQLTSIASGFEKRTSFGSSVVRSASARIRQVSQGLKRLTSISKRVPRARFERTKSAAAHALRGLKFISETDGDVGWPAVEKRLIKLTASTNGSLPRSLFGQCIGMNEDSKGFAGSLFDALARNRGIEGESINKAQLKEFWDQISDQSFDSRLRTFFDMVDKDADGRITEAEIREIICLSASANKLSNIQKQAKEYAALIMEELDPDNCGYIMMDNLEVLLLQTPNRSIKGGDSQSLSKKLSQRLKYPQENNPFRRWCQCTNYFLEDNWQRVWVITLWIGVMCGLFVYKYVQYRNKAAYEVMGHCVCMAKGAAETLKLNMALILLPVCRNTITYLRNKSSLGVVVPFDDNLNFHQIIAVGIAIGTGIHSISHLACDFPRLIHATSDKYELMEPFFGEQPSNYWHFVKSIEGVTGIVMVVLMGIAFTLAAXWLRRSTLTGFNAFWYSHHLFIIVYILLILHGIFLYLIKEWYKKTTWMYLAVPLALYACERSIRAFRSSIKPVTILKVAVYRGNVLSLHMSKPQGFHYKSGQYMFINCAAVSPFEWHPFSLTSAPGDDYLSVHIRALGDWTKELKTRFSKVCNQGDPSGESGLIRADFLQEDSHTNCPKVLIDGPYGAPAQEYKNYEVVLLVGLGIGATPMISIMKDIVNNNRAVEEEKINALEKGSKTSGAEAEGASHMNEFHTRRAYFYWVTREQGSFDWFKSEMNEVAELDNRRVIELHTYCTCVYQEGDARSALITMLQSLNHAKNGIDIVSGTRVKSHFAKPDWRTVYERIARRHTHSRVGVFYCGPAALAKELRQLATDLSHKGSTKFDFHKENF from the exons ATGACAATGCAGTATATGGGAGAAGACGAGTTGCAGGGATCTCAATCAAATCATCCGTATCATCATCACTCTGATACGGAGATAACCGAGAGCAAGACGATTGCTAACAAAAGTAGTAAATCCATCGACGTTGTAGAAGAACCCTCAGTTAACAGCACCATGGACATTCATGACGACTTTGTTGCTGCTCAGAGCGTTAAGACTTCTACTGATCTTGAAAGAGATCCCCAGTTGACTTCAATCGCCAGTGGTTTCGAGAAGAGAACCTCATTCGGTTCCTCAGTAGTAAGAAGCGCTTCTGCACGTATCAGGCAGGTCTCTCAGGGACTGAAGCGTCTTACCTCCATCTCAAAACGAGTCCCTCGCGCTCGTTTTGAACGTACCAAGTCTGCAGCAGCTCATGCTTTGAGGGGCCTCAAGTTTATCAGCGAGACAGATGGTGACGTTGGCTGGCCTGCCGTTGAGAAACGATTAATCAAGCTCACGGCTTCCACCAATGGCTCTCTACCCCGTTCGCTCTTTGGACAATGCATTG GAATGAATGAAGACTCAAAGGGGTTTGCAGGAAGCCTTTTTGATGCACTTGCTCGTAACCGAGGTATAGAGGGTGAATCTATCAACAAGGCCCAGCTGAAAGAATTCTGGGACCAGATTTCTGATCAGAGCTTCGACTCCAGGCTACGAACTTTCTTTGACAT GGTTGATAAAGATGCTGATGGCAGAATCACAGAAGCCGAAATCAGAGAG ATTATCTGCCTGAGTGCTTCTGCCAACAAGCTCTCAAATATCCAGAAACAAGCAAAGGAATATGCAGCTTTGATCATGGAAGAGTTAGATCCAGACAACTGTGGATACATCATG ATGGACAACCTCGAAGTGCTTCTGTTGCAAACACCAAACCGGTCTATAAAAGGTGGAGATAGCCAGAGCTTGAGCAAAAAGTTGAGCCAGCGGCTCAAGTATCCTCAGGAGAACAATCCATTTCGGAGATGGTGCCAATGCACAAACTATTTCTTAGAAGACAACTGGCAAAGAGTTTGGGTAATCACACTGTGGATTGGAGTTATGTGCGGCCTATTTGTATACAAGTATGTGCAATATCGAAACAAAGCTGCATACGAGGTAATGGGCCATTGTGTATGCATGGCAAAAGGTGCAGCCGAGACACTTAAGTTGAACATGGCACTTATATTATTACCAGTTTGCAGAAACACCATCACCTATCTCAGGAATAAGAGCAGCCTAGGAGTTGTCGTTCCATTTGATGACAACCTCAATTTCCATCAG ATAATAGCAGTTGGAATCGCCATTGGAACCGGAATACATTCAATTTCTCATCTGGCTTGTGATTTTCCTCGCCTTATTCATGCAACCAGTGACAAGTACGAGTTGATGGAACCTTTCTTTGGGGAACAACCATCAAACTACTGGCATTTTGTCAAGTCTATAGAAGGAGTGACTGGAATCGTAATGGTAGTGTTGATGGGGATAGCCTTTACGCTAGCAG CTTGGCTCAGGAGAAGTACGCTCACTGGTTTCAATGCCTTTTGGTATTCCCACCACCTCTTTATCATTGTTTACATTCTGCTGATTCTACATGGCATTTTCCTCTACCTGATTAAGGAATGGTACAAGAAAACG ACCTGGATGTATTTGGCCGTTCCACTCGCTCTTTATGCATGTGAAAGATCGATTAGGGCATTCAGATCCAGCATCAAGCCCGTTACAATACTAAAG GTGGCTGTTTATCGTGGAAATGTATTGTCGCTTCACATGTCGAAGCCCCAGGGCTTCCATTACAAAAGTGGGCAATACATGTTTATCAATTGTGCTGCTGTGTCTCCATTTGAATG GCACCCATTTTCCCTGACCTCAGCCCCCGGAGACGACTACCTAAGTGTCCATATACGAGCTCTCGGTGATTGGACAAAAGAACTCAAAACAAGGTTCTCAAAG GTGTGTAACCAAGGTGATCCTAGTGGGGAAAGTGGACTCATCAGAGCTGATTTCTTGCAAGAGGATAGCCATACAAA TTGTCCGAAAGTTCTGATCGACGGTCCATATGGAGCGCCAGCACAAGAGTACAAGAACTATGAGGTGGTATTGTTGGTGGGGCTGGGAATTGGGGCAACCCCAATGATCAGTATAATGAAAGACATAGTGAACAACAACAGGGCCGTGGAAGAGGAGAAGATCAATGCTTTAGAGAAAGGAAGTAAAACATCAGGCGCAGAAGCAGAAGGAGCAAGTCATATGAATGAATTCCACACTAGGAGGGCATACTTCTACTGGGTAACAAGGGAGCAGGGCTCCTTTGACTGGTTTAAAAGTGAAATGAATGAGGTGGCTGAACTGGACAACAGGAGAGTGATTGAGCTCCACACTTACTGCACCTGTGTCTACCAAGAGGGTGATGCGCGTTCTGCTCTCATTACCATGCTGCAGTCCCTCAACCATGCCAAGAATGGCATCGACATCGTCTCTGGTACACGCGTCAAGTCCCACTTTGCCAAGCCCGATTGGCGGACTGTCTACGAGCGCATTGCGCGCAGACACACCCACTCCCGAGTAG